A single genomic interval of Mucilaginibacter boryungensis harbors:
- a CDS encoding MBL fold metallo-hydrolase produces the protein MTLKGSIKKEGKYLNPIPTTDAGFAKLIPILVEYATNKAENTPKIPLGPFKTDISVYNAAPLNGLRITWFGHSSLLIEIDGKRILTDPVWSDRVSFSQSFGPKRFFAPTLPLKELPPLDAIIISHDHYDHLDKGTIKFFAGTTIPFYCSLGVGQYLEKFGIIKNYIHEMDWGDSVMIGHDCVLTATPARHFSGRGIINRNETLWSSWVIKGHTHNIFFGADSGWFSGFNDIGDAFGPFDLTMLEIGAYGQHWADIHMGPDNASNAHLALKGKVMMPIHWGTFNLAPHAWYEPVELLLQYAREKKIELFLPSPGTPTDVDGAFNSEWWKQFLS, from the coding sequence ATGACATTAAAAGGATCGATAAAGAAAGAAGGCAAATATTTAAACCCGATACCAACTACTGATGCGGGTTTTGCAAAACTAATACCAATACTGGTGGAATACGCCACCAATAAAGCCGAGAACACCCCTAAAATACCTTTAGGCCCGTTTAAAACAGATATATCGGTATACAACGCTGCTCCACTTAACGGTTTGCGCATTACCTGGTTTGGCCATTCCAGTTTACTGATTGAAATTGACGGTAAGCGTATATTGACCGATCCTGTTTGGAGTGACAGGGTATCGTTTTCGCAAAGCTTTGGGCCCAAACGCTTTTTTGCCCCGACGTTGCCACTGAAGGAATTACCACCGCTCGACGCCATTATTATATCGCACGATCATTATGACCACCTGGACAAGGGTACTATAAAGTTCTTTGCCGGCACTACTATTCCGTTTTATTGCTCGCTTGGGGTTGGCCAATACCTGGAAAAGTTTGGTATCATAAAAAACTATATCCATGAAATGGACTGGGGCGATAGCGTGATGATAGGCCACGATTGTGTGCTTACGGCCACACCTGCCCGCCATTTTTCAGGTCGTGGCATTATTAACCGTAACGAAACGCTATGGTCATCGTGGGTAATAAAGGGGCACACGCATAATATTTTCTTCGGGGCGGATTCGGGTTGGTTTAGCGGGTTTAATGATATAGGCGATGCCTTTGGCCCGTTTGATTTGACCATGTTAGAGATAGGCGCCTACGGCCAGCATTGGGCCGATATACACATGGGACCGGATAATGCCAGTAACGCGCATTTAGCATTGAAAGGCAAAGTAATGATGCCGATACACTGGGGCACGTTTAACCTGGCCCCGCATGCCTGGTACGAGCCTGTAGAATTGCTGCTGCAATATGCCAGGGAGAAAAAAATAGAGTTATTTCTGCCATCGCCGGGAACACCGACTGATGTGGACGGCGCATTCAATTCAGAATGGTGGAAGCAATTTTTGAGTTGA